A region of Nitrospinota bacterium DNA encodes the following proteins:
- a CDS encoding NifU family protein, giving the protein MPTDVETYSSKFREAGLNPYRRGAFFEDDAKPLGRALLEGRSRDVKLFWIVDPFTEVITGARFFAYGGMESNAVAEVLCSLAEKKTMSEALELTGEDVDLILRDNPVISSAPENRRELFILADELVRSMGQSWPMAKAQALAALEAGNKKGTAAKDLKELVAEAETRWMGLSRDEQIDQIEAALDGEIRDYLHNEGGDIIVRDVKDGREVIVEWQGVCGHCASSTGMTLAIIEDNLRSRIYPGLTITPTGTYL; this is encoded by the coding sequence ATGCCCACGGATGTTGAAACCTATTCATCCAAGTTCAGGGAAGCGGGGCTAAACCCTTACAGGCGGGGCGCTTTTTTTGAAGACGACGCCAAGCCATTAGGCCGGGCCTTGCTGGAAGGCAGGAGCCGCGACGTAAAGCTTTTCTGGATTGTGGACCCGTTTACCGAAGTCATCACCGGGGCCAGGTTTTTCGCTTATGGCGGGATGGAATCCAACGCTGTGGCGGAAGTGCTTTGCTCGCTGGCGGAAAAGAAAACCATGTCCGAAGCCTTGGAGCTGACCGGGGAGGATGTGGACCTGATTTTGCGGGACAATCCCGTAATCTCCTCGGCTCCGGAAAACCGGCGGGAGCTTTTCATCCTGGCCGACGAACTGGTTCGAAGCATGGGGCAGTCATGGCCCATGGCCAAGGCCCAAGCCCTGGCCGCCCTGGAGGCGGGTAATAAAAAAGGGACAGCCGCCAAGGACCTTAAGGAGTTGGTGGCGGAGGCTGAAACCCGCTGGATGGGCCTTTCCAGGGACGAGCAGATTGACCAGATAGAGGCGGCCCTGGATGGCGAGATAAGGGATTACCTGCACAACGAAGGGGGCGACATCATCGTGCGCGACGTAAAGGATGGCCGGGAAGTGATAGTGGAGTGGCAGGGAGTATGCGGCCATTGCGCATCATCCACGGGCATGACGCTGGCCATAATTGAAGACAACCTGCGCTCCCGGATATATCCGGGGCTTACCATAACGCCCACGGGGACATACCTATGA
- the sufC gene encoding Fe-S cluster assembly ATPase SufC has protein sequence MLEIKGLKAGFNGSDILNGISLTVKAGEIHSIMGPNGSGKSTLAKVIAGHPSYHVTSGSAFYEGKDLFAMEPEERALEGIFMSWQNPVEIPGLPNAEFLRMAFNARRARLGEEELDPLDFAGQMDEKMAALGIDEKFRERGVNDGFSGGEKKKNEILQMALLNPRLVILDELDSGLDIDALKMAATGVNTLKGPDTALVVITHYQRILTLIRPDFVHILGEGRIVASGGMELVARLEAEGYEGILAGAGVAP, from the coding sequence ATGTTAGAGATAAAAGGACTTAAGGCCGGGTTCAACGGCAGTGACATTCTTAATGGGATTTCTCTCACCGTAAAGGCGGGAGAGATACATTCCATCATGGGCCCCAACGGGTCCGGCAAAAGCACCTTGGCCAAGGTGATAGCGGGTCACCCGTCATACCACGTCACCAGCGGGTCGGCGTTTTACGAGGGCAAAGACCTGTTCGCCATGGAGCCGGAAGAGCGGGCGCTGGAAGGCATTTTCATGTCGTGGCAAAACCCGGTAGAGATACCCGGCCTGCCCAACGCCGAATTCTTGAGAATGGCTTTTAACGCCCGGCGCGCGCGCCTGGGTGAAGAAGAGCTGGATCCATTGGATTTCGCCGGCCAGATGGACGAGAAAATGGCCGCGCTGGGGATAGACGAGAAGTTTAGGGAACGAGGCGTCAACGACGGGTTCTCCGGCGGTGAGAAGAAAAAGAACGAGATACTTCAAATGGCCCTGTTAAACCCCAGGCTGGTCATCCTCGACGAGCTGGATTCCGGGCTGGACATAGATGCTTTGAAAATGGCCGCCACCGGGGTGAACACGCTGAAGGGGCCGGACACGGCGCTGGTGGTGATAACCCATTACCAGCGGATATTAACCCTCATCCGGCCGGATTTCGTACACATACTGGGTGAAGGGCGGATTGTGGCTTCCGGCGGCATGGAGCTTGTTGCAAGGCTGGAGGCCGAAGGTTATGAAGGCATCCTGGCCGGAGCCGGAGTGGCGCCATGA
- a CDS encoding lytic transglycosylase domain-containing protein: MKFSAAALLFAALFLVARPSGAEVYMLKDSRGVVFFTDHLPENPRNFTVLKKYGFQGQKGGVVYRSPGGRGPIFTTNYDSLINAAGSRHGIDPRLIRSVIKVESNFNRYARSSKGAMGLMQLMPDTARLVNVSSPYEPDQNINGGARYLRMMMNEFGGNLRLAVAAYNAGPEAVKRYRGVPPYRETVDYVSKVLYHYSSVAGRIGMSDAVVTTSLPVASDDANAQSGYKKPRKAVFYTYKNGSGEQVFTDRPVGKKRVLVD, translated from the coding sequence GTGAAATTTTCCGCGGCGGCCCTGCTTTTTGCGGCCCTTTTTCTGGTGGCCAGGCCTTCCGGGGCCGAGGTTTACATGCTAAAAGACAGCCGCGGCGTAGTGTTTTTCACCGACCATCTCCCGGAAAACCCCCGCAACTTCACCGTTCTTAAAAAATACGGATTCCAGGGGCAAAAAGGCGGGGTGGTTTACCGTTCTCCCGGCGGGCGGGGGCCGATATTCACAACCAATTACGACAGCCTGATCAACGCCGCCGGGTCGCGCCACGGGATTGATCCCCGGCTTATCCGGTCGGTAATCAAGGTGGAATCCAACTTCAACCGCTACGCCCGCTCCTCCAAGGGCGCCATGGGGCTTATGCAACTGATGCCGGATACGGCCAGGCTTGTGAACGTCTCCAGCCCTTACGAGCCGGACCAGAACATTAACGGTGGCGCCAGATACCTTCGCATGATGATGAACGAGTTCGGCGGCAACCTCCGGCTGGCCGTTGCGGCCTATAACGCCGGGCCTGAAGCGGTAAAACGGTACCGGGGCGTCCCCCCTTACCGGGAGACGGTGGATTACGTCTCCAAGGTGCTTTACCATTACTCGTCGGTGGCGGGCAGGATAGGCATGAGCGATGCGGTGGTTACCACCTCGTTGCCAGTGGCCAGCGATGACGCCAACGCCCAGAGCGGTTACAAAAAACCCCGGAAAGCGGTTTTCTACACCTATAAAAACGGTTCCGGCGAACAGGTGTTTACAGATAGACCCGTTGGTAAAAAACGGGTGCTGGTGGACTGA
- a CDS encoding SUF system NifU family Fe-S cluster assembly protein: MTRYSEDLYQQVILDHNRKPKNFHELAEATHHCEGYNPLCGDRLSVYVRLNADGVIDEVSFTGSGCAISKASASMMTASVKGKTEDEARRMFGQFHGMTLGEAAPPGGWSLLGKLTIFDGVRKYPSRIKCATLAWHALVCALDRTGVVETV, from the coding sequence ATGACCCGTTACAGCGAAGACCTGTACCAGCAGGTGATTCTGGACCACAACCGGAAACCGAAAAACTTCCACGAGCTTGCGGAGGCTACCCACCATTGCGAGGGGTACAACCCACTTTGCGGCGACAGGCTTTCGGTTTATGTGCGGCTAAACGCCGATGGAGTTATAGACGAAGTAAGTTTCACCGGTTCGGGTTGCGCCATATCCAAGGCCAGCGCCTCCATGATGACGGCCTCGGTGAAGGGGAAAACCGAAGATGAGGCGAGGCGGATGTTCGGCCAGTTCCACGGCATGACACTGGGGGAGGCCGCCCCTCCCGGCGGATGGAGCCTATTGGGGAAACTCACTATTTTCGACGGCGTTCGAAAATATCCCTCCCGGATAAAATGCGCCACCCTGGCGTGGCACGCGCTGGTGTGCGCCCTGGACAGGACCGGCGTGGTGGAAACCGTATAA
- the dnaB gene encoding replicative DNA helicase yields MNETYGAGVVRERPSGRIPPQNLEMEQFVLGAILLDNEALPKVIEALTSPEDFYKPAHRKIFETILELYEKNEPVDLMTLAEGLRKKNYYDDIGIDYLAELVDMVPTAANARVHARIVREKAILRKLITVAGEVVTLAYEEAEEVDTLLDRVETMVLDISQQRARKSLLPIKSIIKDSIKTVENLYASKQLVTGTPTGYKELDEKTAGLQPSDLIIVAGRPSMGKTAFAINVAQNMAMLEEDRVAAIFSLEMSAEQLVLRMLCSEAKVSGHRLRTGYLAQSDWPKLTAAAGRLHKSRIYIDDTPGQTVLDVRAKARRLLHEVGRLDLVIIDYLQLMTSRGRVESRTLEISEITRSLKHLAKELNAPVIAISQLSRKVEERQHKQPQLSDLRESGSIEQDADLVLFVYREEVYEKEKKDAQGTAEIIIGKQRNGPIGTVRLTFLKEFTRFEDLAREEPTEYAGYDEGF; encoded by the coding sequence ATGAACGAAACTTACGGCGCCGGCGTAGTCCGGGAGCGGCCCAGCGGCCGGATACCGCCCCAAAACCTGGAGATGGAGCAGTTCGTGCTGGGCGCCATCCTGCTGGACAACGAGGCTCTTCCCAAGGTAATCGAGGCCCTCACAAGCCCGGAGGATTTCTACAAGCCAGCGCACCGGAAGATCTTCGAGACGATCCTGGAGCTTTACGAGAAGAACGAGCCGGTGGACTTGATGACCCTGGCTGAAGGGCTCCGCAAGAAAAACTACTATGACGATATCGGGATAGATTACCTGGCGGAGCTGGTGGACATGGTTCCCACCGCCGCCAACGCCCGGGTGCATGCGCGCATCGTCCGCGAGAAGGCCATACTGCGCAAGCTTATCACCGTGGCAGGCGAGGTGGTGACCCTGGCCTACGAAGAGGCCGAAGAGGTTGACACCCTGCTGGATAGGGTGGAGACCATGGTGCTGGACATCTCCCAGCAAAGGGCACGCAAAAGCCTTTTGCCCATAAAGAGCATAATCAAGGATTCGATAAAGACCGTCGAAAACCTTTACGCCAGCAAGCAGTTGGTAACCGGCACCCCCACAGGCTATAAGGAGCTGGACGAGAAGACAGCCGGGCTCCAGCCTTCGGACCTGATAATCGTCGCCGGACGGCCATCCATGGGTAAAACGGCGTTCGCCATAAACGTGGCCCAGAACATGGCCATGCTGGAGGAGGACAGGGTGGCGGCGATATTCTCGCTGGAAATGTCCGCCGAACAGTTGGTGCTCAGGATGCTCTGTTCCGAGGCGAAAGTGTCCGGCCACAGGTTGCGCACGGGTTACCTGGCCCAGAGCGACTGGCCAAAACTTACCGCCGCCGCCGGGCGGTTGCACAAGAGCAGGATTTATATAGACGACACCCCCGGCCAGACGGTGCTGGACGTGCGCGCCAAGGCCCGCCGCCTTCTTCACGAGGTGGGCAGGCTGGACCTGGTGATAATAGACTACCTACAGCTTATGACCAGCAGGGGCCGGGTGGAGAGCAGGACGCTGGAAATCTCGGAGATCACCCGTTCGCTAAAACACCTGGCCAAGGAGCTCAACGCGCCGGTTATCGCCATATCACAGCTTTCCCGTAAAGTTGAGGAGCGCCAGCACAAACAGCCCCAGTTGTCGGACCTGCGCGAGTCCGGCAGTATCGAGCAGGACGCCGACCTGGTTCTTTTCGTGTACCGCGAAGAGGTGTACGAAAAGGAGAAGAAAGACGCCCAGGGCACGGCCGAGATTATAATCGGCAAACAAAGGAACGGCCCAATAGGCACGGTGAGGCTTACATTCCTCAAGGAATTCACGCGGTTTGAAGACCTGGCCCGGGAAGAGCCTACGGAATATGCGGGCTATGACGAAGGCTTTTAA
- the alr gene encoding alanine racemase has product MKPFHPLFAGISLDRLHHNVSVIHKAAGVPLMPVIKANGYGHGAVKLARELAGRKEVAALCVGTVAEGVELRVAGYKGRIVLLDWAFPQQAKVVAEQGLEVTVSSVEGAKAIARKAPKGKPAPVHVKINTGMTRLGADADHAVDMYGRIAGLKGVKIVGIMTHLADSSNGGGFTGKQINLFDDTLASIRAKGHILPPRHVANSGGIFLHPESRYDLVRPGISLYGVQEFDGGNAGLKPVLGLKARVSLVRDVKKGGTVSYGMRWVSPGRRKVAVASIGYADGYQRAASGKARAIINGEYALQIGTICMDSSMFDVTGIDVKEGDIVTLIGEEGRKKVTALELARHAGTIAYEVLCGLGRRVTRVYSRD; this is encoded by the coding sequence GTGAAACCCTTTCATCCCCTGTTCGCCGGGATAAGCCTGGACCGGCTCCATCATAACGTCTCGGTGATCCATAAGGCCGCCGGAGTTCCGCTCATGCCGGTGATAAAAGCCAACGGATACGGCCATGGCGCGGTAAAACTGGCCAGGGAACTGGCCGGAAGAAAAGAAGTGGCCGCGTTGTGCGTGGGAACAGTGGCCGAGGGGGTGGAGCTTCGCGTAGCCGGATATAAAGGGCGTATCGTGTTACTGGACTGGGCGTTCCCCCAGCAGGCGAAGGTTGTGGCGGAACAAGGGCTGGAGGTCACCGTAAGCTCCGTCGAGGGGGCCAAAGCCATCGCCAGAAAAGCGCCAAAAGGGAAACCCGCGCCGGTACATGTGAAAATCAACACAGGCATGACGCGCCTTGGGGCCGACGCGGACCACGCCGTGGATATGTACGGGCGCATAGCCGGGCTTAAAGGGGTGAAGATCGTTGGGATAATGACCCATCTGGCCGACTCTTCCAACGGCGGCGGATTCACCGGCAAACAGATAAATCTTTTTGATGACACGCTGGCGTCAATCCGCGCAAAGGGCCATATCCTGCCGCCACGCCATGTGGCCAACAGCGGCGGCATATTCCTTCATCCGGAATCGAGATACGACCTTGTCCGCCCAGGCATCAGCCTGTATGGCGTTCAGGAGTTTGACGGAGGAAACGCCGGATTAAAGCCAGTCTTGGGCCTGAAAGCCCGAGTGAGCCTGGTGAGGGATGTGAAAAAAGGGGGCACTGTCTCCTACGGCATGCGGTGGGTGAGCCCCGGAAGGCGCAAGGTGGCGGTGGCCTCCATCGGATACGCCGATGGTTACCAGAGAGCGGCAAGCGGCAAGGCCCGTGCTATCATTAACGGAGAATACGCCCTGCAGATCGGCACGATTTGCATGGACAGCTCCATGTTCGACGTTACCGGCATAGATGTGAAGGAAGGCGACATAGTCACCCTCATCGGCGAGGAGGGGCGGAAAAAAGTGACCGCCCTGGAGCTGGCGCGCCATGCGGGAACCATAGCGTACGAGGTTCTTTGCGGGCTCGGGCGCAGGGTTACAAGGGTATATTCGCGGGATTAA
- the sufB gene encoding Fe-S cluster assembly protein SufB: MRNEPQTAPGLEEAVAARREYKYGFKTAIESDIFAKGLSEEVIRAISARKNEPDWLLNFRLDAYRIWKGMKHPRWANLRLPDIDFDNISYFSAPKPKKKLSSIEEVPVEIRETFERLGIPIEEQKRLSNVAVDAVFDSVSVATTHKRRLMEAGVIFCSISEAVREYPELVRKYLGSVVPQGDNFYAALNSAVFSDGSFVYVPPDTVCPMELSTYFRINTEEVGQFERTLIICAERSRVSYIEGCTAPQFDTNQLHAAIVELVALDDASIKYSTVQNWYPGDPDSGKGGIFNFVIKRGRCLGKNSRISWTQIETGSAITWKYPSCILQGEGSAGEFYSVALTAGHQQADTGTKMIHLGKNTRSLIISKGISADYASNSYRGMVRMSPNAAGAKNYTQCDSMIIGSNASAHTFPYIEGAAQTAQVEHEASTSRISEEQLFYLQQRGISREQAVSAIINGFCKEVFNQLPMEFAVEARKLLALRLENAIA, translated from the coding sequence ATGAGAAACGAACCGCAAACAGCGCCGGGCCTGGAAGAGGCCGTGGCCGCCAGGCGGGAATATAAATACGGGTTCAAGACCGCAATAGAGTCCGACATATTCGCAAAAGGGCTTTCGGAAGAGGTCATCCGCGCCATATCCGCCCGGAAAAATGAACCGGACTGGCTGTTAAACTTCCGGCTGGACGCCTACCGGATATGGAAGGGGATGAAACATCCCAGATGGGCCAATTTAAGACTTCCAGACATAGACTTTGACAACATCTCATACTTCTCCGCGCCCAAGCCGAAGAAAAAGCTTTCCAGCATAGAAGAAGTGCCGGTGGAGATACGGGAAACTTTCGAGCGGCTGGGCATCCCCATCGAGGAGCAAAAACGGCTATCCAACGTGGCGGTGGACGCGGTGTTCGACTCCGTAAGCGTTGCCACCACCCACAAACGGCGCTTAATGGAGGCCGGGGTGATTTTCTGCTCCATCTCCGAGGCGGTGCGGGAATATCCGGAGCTGGTCCGCAAATACCTGGGCTCCGTGGTTCCGCAGGGGGACAACTTCTACGCCGCGCTGAACAGCGCCGTGTTCTCCGACGGATCGTTCGTATACGTTCCGCCGGACACGGTTTGCCCAATGGAGCTTTCCACCTATTTCCGCATCAACACCGAAGAGGTGGGCCAGTTCGAGCGGACGCTTATAATTTGCGCCGAAAGGAGCCGGGTGTCGTACATAGAGGGGTGTACAGCCCCCCAGTTCGACACAAACCAGTTGCACGCCGCCATCGTGGAGCTGGTGGCTCTAGACGACGCATCCATAAAGTACAGCACCGTCCAGAACTGGTACCCCGGAGACCCCGATTCCGGCAAAGGCGGCATATTCAATTTCGTGATCAAGCGGGGCCGGTGCCTGGGCAAGAACTCGCGCATATCCTGGACGCAGATAGAGACCGGCTCGGCCATCACCTGGAAATACCCCTCCTGCATCCTGCAAGGGGAAGGGTCCGCCGGGGAGTTCTACTCGGTTGCGCTCACCGCCGGTCATCAACAGGCCGACACGGGCACGAAGATGATCCACCTGGGCAAGAACACCCGGTCGCTGATCATCTCCAAGGGAATCTCGGCGGACTACGCCTCCAACAGTTACCGTGGGATGGTGAGGATGAGCCCCAACGCCGCCGGGGCCAAGAACTACACCCAGTGCGACAGCATGATAATAGGCTCCAACGCCTCTGCCCACACGTTCCCATACATAGAAGGGGCGGCGCAAACCGCCCAGGTGGAGCACGAAGCATCCACATCCCGGATAAGCGAGGAACAGCTCTTTTACCTCCAGCAAAGGGGCATATCCCGGGAGCAGGCGGTGTCGGCCATCATTAACGGGTTCTGCAAGGAAGTGTTCAACCAACTGCCCATGGAGTTCGCCGTGGAAGCCAGGAAGCTTCTGGCCCTGCGGCTGGAAAACGCCATAGCGTGA
- a CDS encoding ABC transporter permease: protein MIERIKRMVIKEFIQIFRDPRMKAMVLGAPLMQMLLFGYAVTFDVRNVRLAVYDGDMTYESRELVRRFEASGYFTLTRRLESAGEARDTLDRGGATIVLVMERGFSEDIKARKTAMAQVLADGTDSNTAMIAISYATGIIGRFGTDTGGAKIAAMARPMELKTRVWYNPDLKSRNYNVPGVIAFVIMLLSLLLTSMAIVREREIGTIEQLMVTPLKPVELILGKTIPFALIGFLDMFVVITVAVFWFDIPIKGSITLLAGCTAIYLLSTLGIGLFISTIAATQQQALMATFLIFAPSVLLSGFMFPVENMPVFFQYVTLANPLRHFLVIIRGIFLKGIGLEALWPQALALLLLGTIFLTLSSMRFRKKLG, encoded by the coding sequence ATGATCGAGCGGATCAAACGGATGGTGATAAAGGAGTTCATCCAGATATTCCGGGATCCTAGGATGAAGGCCATGGTGCTGGGCGCGCCGCTGATGCAGATGCTACTTTTCGGCTACGCGGTTACTTTCGACGTGAGGAACGTGCGGCTGGCGGTTTACGATGGCGACATGACATATGAAAGCAGGGAGCTTGTCCGCAGGTTTGAGGCGTCGGGCTATTTCACCCTGACCCGCCGGTTGGAATCGGCTGGCGAGGCGCGGGACACTCTGGACAGGGGCGGCGCCACGATAGTCCTTGTAATGGAGCGCGGATTCTCGGAAGACATCAAAGCCCGCAAGACCGCCATGGCGCAGGTATTGGCCGATGGGACGGATTCCAACACCGCCATGATAGCCATAAGCTACGCCACGGGCATTATAGGCCGTTTCGGAACGGATACGGGCGGGGCGAAGATAGCCGCCATGGCGCGCCCCATGGAGCTTAAAACCCGGGTCTGGTACAACCCGGATTTAAAAAGCAGAAACTACAACGTGCCCGGCGTTATCGCCTTCGTGATAATGCTCCTTAGCCTTCTCCTCACTTCCATGGCCATTGTGCGGGAGAGGGAGATAGGCACCATTGAACAGTTGATGGTAACACCGCTAAAACCCGTGGAGCTTATTCTGGGCAAGACCATACCATTCGCCCTCATAGGCTTTCTGGACATGTTTGTGGTGATAACGGTGGCGGTGTTCTGGTTCGACATACCCATAAAAGGTTCCATAACCCTGCTGGCCGGATGCACCGCCATATATCTGCTTTCAACTTTGGGGATAGGGCTTTTCATATCCACCATCGCCGCCACCCAGCAACAGGCGTTGATGGCCACTTTCCTGATTTTCGCCCCGTCGGTGCTTTTGTCCGGCTTCATGTTTCCCGTGGAGAACATGCCGGTGTTCTTCCAATATGTGACACTGGCAAATCCGTTGAGGCATTTTCTGGTTATCATCCGGGGGATTTTCCTTAAGGGTATCGGGCTGGAAGCGTTGTGGCCCCAGGCGCTGGCGCTATTATTGCTCGGAACCATCTTCCTCACATTAAGCTCCATGAGGTTCCGCAAGAAGCTGGGTTAA
- a CDS encoding SufD family Fe-S cluster assembly protein — MNTTVMSINEKEPVGREWATIGGFHLMKEQGLLEPAFEEINNAALERLRILGFPGRRHEMFTFADVSGLPQMEVEGLYFPHAAALERLEKHMRLSSGGDTTITFINGFYSATLSDVSAFAGAVKVIQLSEAIKNFAVRRRIMESVQRETDYFAALNAAYFRDGAAVFVSPGARLDRPLTIKSIFAPKPGSTGSTFPRVYVELGEGAEAGLMFTSSGDAKCLSSAVVDITLGPRALARQMSQGMCGAGSWNFSKISVAVAEEGSFNGSMAFSGPGFTRDNLEVHLAGPGASAEVTGVTAVSGKSQAHVYARVYHDAPNCVSNQFYRNAVSGQSRASVDTTVIVAKGSTGAQSRQTVYGLLLSKGSRADAKPNLMIYNDDVKCSHGATVGRLSDEQLFYLKSRGIPEKRAIKALVESFLREALARFPEWAAGIGETLFEKIELGHE; from the coding sequence ATGAATACAACAGTAATGAGCATCAACGAAAAAGAGCCTGTGGGCAGGGAGTGGGCTACCATTGGGGGCTTCCACCTTATGAAGGAGCAGGGCCTGCTGGAGCCCGCGTTCGAGGAGATAAACAACGCCGCGCTGGAACGGTTAAGGATATTGGGATTCCCCGGCAGGCGGCACGAGATGTTCACATTCGCGGATGTTTCCGGTCTGCCTCAGATGGAGGTGGAAGGGCTTTATTTCCCCCACGCCGCCGCGCTGGAACGGCTGGAAAAGCACATGCGGTTATCCTCCGGTGGAGATACAACCATAACGTTCATCAACGGTTTTTACAGCGCAACCTTGTCGGATGTCTCGGCTTTCGCTGGCGCGGTAAAAGTTATCCAGCTCAGCGAGGCCATAAAAAACTTCGCCGTCCGCCGCCGCATAATGGAGAGCGTCCAGCGGGAGACAGATTATTTCGCCGCCCTCAACGCCGCATATTTCCGGGACGGCGCGGCCGTTTTCGTGTCCCCTGGCGCCAGGCTGGACCGGCCCCTGACAATAAAAAGTATTTTCGCCCCAAAACCCGGCTCCACCGGATCCACATTCCCCCGGGTCTATGTGGAGCTTGGCGAAGGGGCGGAAGCCGGATTAATGTTCACAAGCTCCGGCGACGCCAAATGCCTATCCAGCGCCGTGGTGGATATTACGCTGGGGCCTCGCGCATTGGCGCGGCAAATGTCCCAAGGGATGTGCGGGGCGGGCTCCTGGAATTTCTCGAAAATATCGGTGGCCGTAGCGGAGGAAGGAAGTTTTAACGGCTCCATGGCCTTCAGCGGCCCAGGCTTCACCAGAGACAACCTGGAGGTCCATCTGGCGGGCCCGGGCGCCAGCGCCGAGGTAACAGGGGTAACGGCGGTGAGCGGGAAAAGCCAGGCCCATGTTTACGCCAGGGTTTACCATGACGCGCCCAACTGTGTAAGCAACCAGTTCTACCGCAACGCCGTTTCCGGCCAGTCCAGGGCCAGCGTGGACACCACAGTGATAGTGGCCAAGGGCTCCACCGGAGCCCAGTCGCGCCAGACGGTCTACGGCCTTCTGCTTTCAAAGGGTTCCAGGGCCGACGCCAAACCGAACCTGATGATATACAACGACGACGTCAAGTGCTCCCACGGCGCCACGGTAGGGCGGTTGAGCGACGAGCAGTTGTTCTATCTGAAGTCCCGGGGGATACCGGAGAAACGTGCGATAAAAGCCCTGGTGGAAAGCTTCCTGCGCGAGGCTCTGGCGCGGTTCCCGGAATGGGCCGCCGGAATAGGGGAAACACTCTTCGAGAAAATAGAGTTAGGCCATGAATGA
- a CDS encoding cysteine desulfurase — translation MNETAVKQTFDVERTRRDFPMLRATMNGARLVYLDNAATALKPLSVTQRMYAFETGKYATVRRGSYRLGEEATELFEETRRMVGRFVNSSSPDGIIFTSGATQSINLVAVSLGGLVLREGDEVIISGMEHHANIVPWQRICETKGATLKIIPVTDDGELDMDIYSSMLNPRVKLVAVTHVSNVLGTINPVKEIVAMAREHGAYTLVDGAQAAPHMKVDVQDIGCDFYAFSSHKLYGPTGLGVLYGRMETLDIMPPYVTGGDMIERVTFEKTTFKKPPGRFEAGTPPITQVIGLAEAIKYVQALGMDNIEEYGRSLLEYGHAELEKIPGLAIIGQARRKAAIISFTLEGVHPHDVVTILDGRGLALRGGHHCAQPLMDRFGVPATTRASMAFYNTFAEISELAAGIRTVVEIFR, via the coding sequence ATGAATGAAACAGCTGTGAAACAAACCTTCGACGTGGAGCGGACAAGACGGGATTTCCCGATGCTCCGCGCCACCATGAACGGCGCGCGGCTGGTATATCTGGACAACGCCGCCACGGCGTTGAAGCCGTTGAGCGTGACGCAAAGGATGTACGCTTTTGAGACCGGCAAATACGCCACAGTCCGCCGGGGTTCCTACCGGCTGGGGGAGGAGGCGACTGAACTTTTCGAGGAAACCCGCCGCATGGTGGGCCGGTTTGTAAACTCCTCCAGCCCGGACGGGATAATCTTCACCAGCGGCGCCACCCAGTCCATAAACCTTGTGGCGGTTTCGCTGGGCGGGCTTGTCCTGCGCGAAGGTGACGAGGTGATTATTAGCGGGATGGAGCATCACGCCAACATCGTGCCGTGGCAGAGGATATGCGAAACCAAAGGCGCGACGCTGAAAATCATTCCAGTCACCGATGACGGCGAGCTGGACATGGACATTTACAGTAGCATGCTCAACCCGAGGGTAAAGTTAGTGGCGGTGACTCATGTGTCCAATGTCCTGGGCACTATAAATCCCGTCAAGGAAATCGTAGCCATGGCCAGGGAGCATGGGGCCTACACGCTTGTGGACGGAGCCCAGGCCGCGCCCCACATGAAGGTGGACGTACAGGACATAGGGTGCGATTTCTACGCGTTCTCCAGCCACAAGCTTTATGGCCCCACTGGGCTGGGTGTTTTGTACGGGCGGATGGAGACGCTGGACATTATGCCGCCATACGTCACCGGAGGGGACATGATAGAGCGCGTAACCTTCGAGAAGACCACCTTCAAGAAACCACCGGGGCGGTTCGAGGCGGGAACGCCGCCGATAACGCAGGTGATAGGGCTGGCCGAGGCCATAAAATACGTGCAGGCCCTGGGCATGGATAACATCGAGGAATACGGGCGGAGCCTCCTTGAATACGGTCACGCGGAGCTTGAAAAGATACCAGGGCTTGCCATCATCGGCCAGGCCAGGCGGAAAGCCGCTATCATCTCATTCACCCTCGAAGGCGTGCATCCGCACGATGTGGTCACCATCCTGGACGGGCGGGGCCTGGCCCTGCGCGGCGGCCACCATTGCGCCCAGCCGCTGATGGACCGGTTCGGTGTTCCGGCCACCACCCGCGCCTCCATGGCGTTCTACAACACCTTCGCGGAAATTTCGGAGCTGGCCGCCGGGATAAGGACCGTTGTGGAGATATTCAGATGA